In Elephas maximus indicus isolate mEleMax1 chromosome 5, mEleMax1 primary haplotype, whole genome shotgun sequence, the sequence AATGAATATCAAATACTGACCTAGGAATTCCAAGTATGATGTAGATATATTACCACTTGTTTcaataaacttttttcttttaaggctgAAAAATCTTCAATACTAAACTCAAAAGAGGAAAACCATGAACAATCAGAAGATCAGGATCAGAATTACAGTGAAGAGCTGGGACTGAAAGATGAAGAGGACAGTGATGGTAGCTTAGGTGTGAATTTGGAACACAAACCAACTGAAGGAACACTGGACCTAAAAGAAAATATGACTGTTCCTCAAAAGAAAAATCTCCCAGAGAACACTGACTTCCTTGCTCCTGATATTAGTTCCACTGGGGATTATAGCCAACAAGAAAGTATCACAGAGAAAGAGCAAAATCAAGATCATCAGTTGAACAGGAGCAGCAAACATAGCCAAGACCTAAGTGACCAAGGAAATCAAGAGCAGAATCCAAATATTTTCAAAGGGGAAGAGGCAGAAGAGCCAAGTGAAGTTGATACTCACAACGATAACCAAGAAACGGAGGAAGAATTTCCCAAGGAACATTCTAACAGCGATCAGGAAGAAGACAGCACCCAGCCTGATGATATTTTAGAACAGCCCAGTCAACCAACTCAAGTTAGCAAGATGCAGAAGGAAGAATTTGAGCAGGGTAACCAAGAACAGGAAGAGGATAATTCCAAAGCAGAAATGGAAGAGGAAAACACATCAAAAATCAGTAAGCATATTCAAGATACTGAATGGCAGAGCCAAGAGGGAAAAGCTGGCCTTGAAATTATCAGCACCCACAAGGAGATGGATAAAAAGACTGTTCCTGAAACTTTGGTCGTGGAGCCTACTGATGATGGTAACACCATGCCCAGAAATCATGAAGCTGAGGATGGTGGTGATGGCCCCAGGCACAACCCTGGTGATGACTACTTCATCCCAAGCCAGGCCTTCCTGGAGAGTGAAAGAGCTCAATCCAATTACTATCACATCAACAACGAAGAGCCAAAAGAAGCACATGAGAATGAGAGTGTCGATAGGAGTGGACCTGGAGAATCCCAGGGGGTGAGATTACTTACAATGATGCTTGTCTAAGAAAGCAATTAGTTTTGTCAATAAAAAGCCATGGCCTTTCCCTGTTCTCTCACAATCTCCTATGCATAAACTCTGTAAGTTCATCGCTACGATatatttcagttatttatttttatatccatCTTCCTCATTAGACTTGAAGTGTCTGTTTTATTTGGGTTCCTCTAGAAGCAGACCCTGGATTCGAGTACAGTTTATTTGAGAAGTGCAGGGAACAAAGATAGAGGGGTGGAGAAGTGATACAGGGAAGGAAACTAATAAAAGTTATGTTattcaaaccacgtaaagaacATTACTCAGAATTATCCTACCTGGGGAGTTACGGAGGTGGAGTTCCTATATTGGCTGAGATTGCTCATGGAGACAAGGGGTGTGTTAATTCCCCTGTCACTTCCAGCCCATCCTTTTAGTAGGCAGAATGCATTTTCATGGTTTTCCAGGCACAGAAATGCAGATGCTGGTAGTTGAAAGTCCCTAACCTAGCTGGAATGATAAATTCTGATGGATGTGAGGGATGGAAGACAGCTGCTGCTATGATGCCTTGAGAGCAGGTACCACGTGTTTAAACTGAATCACCAGGGTCTCCAAAGTGTCTCTAACACAATAAGAGATCCTGCCGTGTTTGTTGAATTAGCTATAAAGATTAAGAACAAAGACTTCAGCTACAGCGCTATTAAGCAAACGCATACCAAAATGATAACCTGGAAACTTCACTGGGGAAAGCTATTGCTGTTTGGCTGTTTAATCATACAGAGATTTCATGCAAAACTCTAACAGCCACTTATCAGGGGGATTTGGCACAGCTTTTGATgagcaggaagccctggtggcatagtggttaagtgctatggctgctaaccaagaggtcgacagttcaaatccgccaggcactccttggaaaccctatgtggcaatctactctcctatagggtcgctatgagtcagaatcgacttgacggcagtgggtttagttttggggggGTTTTGAATAAGCAAGTTCAATAGTAACTCCCATTATTGAGAACTCTGCTACCATTCTAGTGTGGGAGTTTTCTTATACTTTGGAAACCTACTAAGAAAACTTTACCAACAATTTCACAGAGATTACTATGTCACCGTGTCTTAACTATCAAATAGAAGGCTAGTACTACATTTCTAGTGTTTTCCCAAATCCAAAATGGAAATTCCAACTTTTATTGAGTAATCCCCAAAGACGCAGCTCTGTAACCAGTTGATGAAGTTAGAATAGCTACTGTTTTCAAAGGGTTATTGTCCACCTGGCAGTTCTATCTGGCTTCTTTTTGAGATCTGAAATGACTGGGTGTCAAAAATCTCTGTGAAGGTATGCACAGTGAAAATTTAAACTAAGTAATGACTTCCCTCTTTAACTGATTTTAACTTCTGCTCTTGCTGTTATAAAGGCCAAGAAAGCGGAGAGCTCACCTAATGACGATGAGAGTTCAAGTGAAGATAACGTGAGGGTGGAGAGTGTTGGTGAGTATTTCAAGGCCTGTGACGGTAACTATATCCAAATCTGTGACTATATCATGGAAGAGATAGAATCTGCCTCACtgggcttctctctcctttcctttgtgAATACTGCACAGAATTTTTCCTCTTCCCAATCCTCCCCCAAGGAAATGCTCTCATAATTTGTTGATATTTTCTCATGCAGATAAGATATACAGCTATGGTAAGTGTGTTTACAGACGGAAAATGTCCTGTTGCAGTATTAGTGCAAAAACTAGAACTCTTTCTCCCTAAATTCTTTTGCTTCTGAGAAAAAAAGACTTAATTCTACCTTATTTATTCTCAAATCCATAACTcactaaaaacccagtgccgtcaagtcgaatccgccaggcgctccataACTCACTAAATCCCATAATCAGTTAAGGGTCTAACACATGGGTCTAACACATACCCCAATCACAGACATTTTCAATTTCGACACAATAAAATCCCCCAGTAAAAGTTCATTTAACTTCTGACCACTTGCACAATGTTGTACTATTAACTTCAGACTATGaccatctctgtcaggccaggaagagCAGTTTGTGCTTTTTAAACATGCAGTCCAAATTGCTGCACTGAAAATCTAGAAGGTCACTTAAAACAGTCTGATGCCAGAAGGTCCCTCCCAGGGATTAACTCAACAATTAAAATGGTTTCTATTGTTTTCCCAATTTTTCTCCCTTATTAGCTAAAACGAAGCTAACCAGGGTGGATTTGAGGCTTACATACATACTCAGTTTAACTTTGTCCATCTTTCCTGCTCAATCTTCTCTGgtagattcttttctttttttttttttttacatttttcacaatgtaactccattctggttgttcaatTTTTTCTAATAGATTCTTGCATGGGTTTCCAGTGTAAAAGAGGACACGTTTGTAAGGCTGACCTACAGGGAAAACCCCACTGTGTTTGCCAAGATCCAGTGACTTGTCCTCCTACAAAACTGCTTGACCAAGTAAGTATTTTACAAAATGGTCCCTAAGAGGTACCAAAGGTTAGTGATTTGAATGAAAAGAGTTTGCAACtgaaaattcttgtaaaaaacaaaaaagcagatgcCCAGGATATGGTCTAGTATTTGAAGCATAGTAACAAATGCTggcaaagtcaaagaattatcactGTGCccagttgttgtcgttgttagtttctgtcgtgtcaattccaactcatggtgaccccatgtgtgtagagtagaactgctccatagggttttcaaggccgtgacctttcagaagatcaccaggcctgccttccaaggtgcccctgagtgggtttgaaccaccaacctttcaactagtggttgagcgcttaaccatttacaccacccagtgactcttcaCTGTGCCCTAAGAAAGTAATAATGGTAGCTGATCTGTGTGATCTGTGTAATGAGCTTTAAAACTCATTCTATTCTTGGAACATCTGAAGTTTTTATTCTACTGAGCTTACCTGGAGCTATACTGTCATCATCATTGGTGTAGTTTGGTtgattttgtgtgtatatgtgccaaATGGGAGAattatgattttttctttttttattactgtaaaatacatgtaaagcaacatttgtcaattcaacatttttaggTGTGCAACTTAGTAATATCAGTtttattaatcatgttgtgcaatcatcacccaCAGTCATTGCCAAGTCTCCCATCACCATACCAGAAATGAAGCCCCGATagatgctacaacgtggatgaaccttgaaaacattacactgagtggaCTAAGTcggtcgcaaaaggacaaatattgcatgatctcatttatatgaaataacaagaatacCAGGCTAATGGAGAGAATTATGATTTGAATAACCTCACCTACCTGATCACATCTTTGGCACAGTACGATTTATCAGACAGGCTATGAGTTTTAGGGAGCagagtgtttttctttcttttttatttatttattgtgctttaagtgaaagtttacaaatctagtcagtctttcctacaaaagttatacacaccttgctatatactcctagctgctttcctcctaatgacacagcacactcctcctctccaccctgtgttccctgtgtccattcagccagttcctgaCCCCTCTTCCTTTTTATCTCGCCTCCAgaaaggagttgcccacatagtctcaatgtgtctgcttgagccaagaagctcactcttcaccagtatcatctatcttatagtccagtccaatccctatctggagagttggcttcaggagtggttccaatcttggtctaacaaagggtccagggtccctctagtctcagtcagacaattaagcctggtcttcttactagaatttgagatctacaTCCTActattctcctgttccatcagggattctctgttgtgttccctgtcagggcagtgatcggtggtagtcagacaccatctagttcttctagtctcaggctgatggagtctctgtttatgtggccctttctgtctcttgggctcatctttaccatatgtctctggtgttcttcattctcctttgctccaggtgggttgagaccagttgatgcatcttagatggccacttgcttggatgtgagaccccagacacttctcaccaaagtgggatacagaacatttgcttaatacattttgttatgccaattgacctagatgtctcctgaaaccatggtctccagacccgcGTATAACAGAGTGTTTTTCAATGAGCATTCAGCTTTACCAGTTTTTCTCCTCCTTGTCTTTCCTAGGTTTGTGGCACTGACAATCAGACCTATGCTAGCTCCTGTCATCTGTTTGCTACCAAGTGCAGACTGGAAGGAACCAAAAAGGGGCACCAACTGCAACTGGATTATTTTGGAGCCTGCAAATGTAAGATTCCATCACTACTGTCACCACCACTGCTGAGAAATTTTGGGGTGTGTCTTAGTcattcagtgctgctataacagaaatactaagtggatggctttaacagagagaagtttatttcctcacagtaaagtaggctgaaagtccaaattcaggttgagggctccaggggaagtctttctctctctgttggccttctcatcaatgttcccccggaGGAGGAGCTTCTCactgcagggacctcaggtccaaaggattcgctctgctcccagcactgctttcttgatggtatgaagtcccccctctctgcttgcttccctttcctttttatctcttgagagataaaaggtggtgcaggtcacaccccagggaaactccctccacATGGGATCAGGAACATGACCCGGGTTAAgtgtattacaatcccaccctaatccactttaacataaaattacaatcacaaaatggatgatgaccacacaatactgggaatcatggcccacccaaattgatacatacattttgggggggaaacataattcaatccatgacagggtgaATCTGTGCATGCTCGACTAATAGTCAAATAGGAAAAAGCTAATGTAGTTCTAAACTCAAGTTGCATATGAAAATCATCTGGagagactttaaaaaaataagaggaCTAATACCCACATCTCAGCCttaagagattctgatttaattgcatCGGGTTGGGACCAGAGCactgtttttgtgtttgtttgtaaaATAACCTAGACAAtcctaatgtgcagccaggattCAGAACCGCTATGATAGTATGTTATCCACTTAATAATTAAGATGAATCATAGGAATTTTGCTAAATTATTTGCTCTCTTTCCAATTGAAGTTAAGCCTCTGCCAAGAAGTTTTATGACGACATATTCTTCCTGAAGTTTTTTATAAATTGTCTTCCTTCCCCAGGATACTCTCAATGGTGTTTGAGTCCCCGCACCATTAAATGATTCTCCACCTGAACAGTGTTCACTAATATTTCCAGTTCTCCTCTTCTTACTGACACATGAGAGGATTGAAATTCTCAGCCCCCTTAAGTTACGTATGGCCAGATGACTTGCTCTGTCAGATGGAATGTGAGCAAAAATCATTCGTGTGAGTTTTGGGCAAAAGCATTTAAGAACTGGTATATGATTCTCCATACTCTCTTCCCTTGCACTACCAACCTTGAAGCCTTGTGTTAAGACGGCGACCTCATAAGATGGAGTCTCCATCATTACGAGCTTCGGGGTACTATAGTGAGCACAGCATTCCAGCCATCGTGGTCTACAAAATGGTCTCAGTGTAATCAagaaataaactttggtttctttcagtcatTGAGATTTAACATTATTTGTTACCACAATAAAAGCTAACCTctactttttcctcttttttccctcATGAATAGCTCTTGCGTTCTCCATGTCTGAATTTCAGTTGTTTCTAGAGCACTGCTTCTAGACCCTGGTTGCACAATTACATTTGGAGCTTTTAAAATACCCTGATGCCTAAGCTCTACCCAAGACCAATCAAAttaaaatttcttggaatagaaaCGGGCACTTGGTATGTTTCTGAAACATCCCAGGCAATTCTGTGGTGCAGCCAGGGTTAAGGAGCACTATTGTAGATATTGGCGACAGTGAGGGTGCTCTGCAAGTTGCCAGAGGTTGTTAAACTACCCTGTTACGAGGATTTGGCATATGACAGGAATAAAGCCAAAGATTACAGTGTCTTTACTTTCTGCTTGGAACAGCTATTCCTGTTTGCACGGACTTTGAAGTGAATCAGTTTCCTCTACGGATGAGAGACTGGCTCAAGAATATCCTCATACAGCTTTATGAACATAACCCTGAACATGCTGGATATCTAAATGAGAAGCAGAGGAATAAAGTAAGCTATCCATTTTTTTATCCATGGGGCAGCTACCCTAGAGTCTGTCCATAGGGCCTGAGAAAAAAGGTGGGGGGTGAGGGCTGCCGCTTCCTGCACGTCTGCAGAAGCCCACTTTGCCTCCCCGCTCCTGATCAGTTCATATGGATTAACTGAATAGCAGTGGCGACAATTTATACCACAAGGCTTGGGACACAGTTAAACCACCCCATCCCTTCCCAAACAGCAGTGGCCTGAGCAAAAGCTGCTCAGCCGCCACCTAGAGCAAGCTCTGGCTGAGCAAACTGAACATCAATTTAGCATTTATAAAACCAGGCCCAAACACATCATCTAAATCTAAGCATTTTTTGTCCTTTTAGGCCAGATATAGGTATTTAATATGAGGGGAATCCATCACTCACAATGAgagtaataaatttttaaaaaattaaaaaaaaaaaaaagtgcaggatAGTATCCAGAAGTTCCCCAGGGAattcattcagcagatatttactGAATGCATCCTGCTGTttcttgccatccagttggttccatcatggtggccccatgtgttacagagtaggacttctccatagggttttcttggctgtaatctttatggaggcagatagtcaggacttttcttccacagtgccactgggtagatttcaactgccaacattttcattaccagccaagcacaaacTACCTAGGAACATTGAATGCATCCTAGGTGACTGGAATTGATCTAAGTGCTATAGATACAATGAAGAACAAAATCTCTGCCTTCATGAGCTTACATTCTAGAAGAAACAGActcaaaacaaataagcaaaaatgtatctatgtatatatacgttgttgttgttgttaggtgccatcgagtcaatttcaatccatagcgacaccatgtgacagtagaactgctccatagggttttctaggccttaGTCTTTATGGGAaaacatcaccaggtctttcctctgcagagccactgggtaggtttgaactgtcagcttttcagttagcaattgagtgcttaaccattgcaccaccagtgcttctcacatgtatgtgtgtgtgagtatgtgtatgtatacgtatatatatacatacatatacccacacacatataggtatatacatacacacacatacacccctaTGTATGTgcaaatatataaacatatgtgcTAATATATGAATCTATGTGtacaaatatgtaaatatataaataaacaaatgtatgTATAAGATATGTCAGGTGGGATGAAACatgttatgaagaaaataaaacatgaagGATTGTGTGCAGTAACTGTGCCAAATACTGTTTATAAGTTGTCAGATGAAGGCAGAGAGTTGACCACTGATTTGGTATGTGGAAGTCATAGCTGACCTTGACAGAGCTGTTTCTGTGAAGTGGTGAAGAAAAAAGCCTTAATAGACAGAGTTCAAGAGAGAACAGGAGGAAGAATGTGCAAGTAGCAAGTATAGAAGATACATTCAAGGAGATTTtctataaaaagagaaatagggTGGTAGCTAGAGGGGAATGGGAGTCCAAGAGTTCCATCTACCAATGGGAGATGATAGAGGATGTTTGTATGCTTTTGGAAATAGCCcggtaaaaaaagcaaaaattaatgAAGAACAGAAAAGATACCCAACTGTCAAAAAGGTGTTCCTGAGTAGATGACAAGGGAAGGGCTTCTGAGCACCAGTAaggggttgagttttgacaggagCACAAGAAGTTCATCCATGGTAACTGGGAGGCAAGTTGGTAGATGTGATGCGAATGGGTGGAAGTTTTGTTCTGGTCACTTCCATTTTCCCAGTGAAATAATAGGCAATGTTATAAGCTAGAAGTTGTATGTCCTGCCCAAGAATCATTTCTATCCTCCCTCTTTaatactgagccctggtggcagagcagttaagagctcaggtgctcaccaaaaagtcagcagtttgaaaccaccagccactccttggaaaccctatggagcagttctactttgtcctatagg encodes:
- the SPARCL1 gene encoding SPARC-like protein 1, which codes for MKTVIVFLYILGAVAAIPTNARFFSDHSKPTAGSLSSIQQAEASVTPDNTAIPVVGTEDSENKKETAVSIEDRPNYEAEKSSILNSKEENHEQSEDQDQNYSEELGLKDEEDSDGSLGVNLEHKPTEGTLDLKENMTVPQKKNLPENTDFLAPDISSTGDYSQQESITEKEQNQDHQLNRSSKHSQDLSDQGNQEQNPNIFKGEEAEEPSEVDTHNDNQETEEEFPKEHSNSDQEEDSTQPDDILEQPSQPTQVSKMQKEEFEQGNQEQEEDNSKAEMEEENTSKISKHIQDTEWQSQEGKAGLEIISTHKEMDKKTVPETLVVEPTDDGNTMPRNHEAEDGGDGPRHNPGDDYFIPSQAFLESERAQSNYYHINNEEPKEAHENESVDRSGPGESQGAKKAESSPNDDESSSEDNVRVESVDSCMGFQCKRGHVCKADLQGKPHCVCQDPVTCPPTKLLDQVCGTDNQTYASSCHLFATKCRLEGTKKGHQLQLDYFGACKSIPVCTDFEVNQFPLRMRDWLKNILIQLYEHNPEHAGYLNEKQRNKVKKIYLDEKRLLAGDHPIDLLLRDFKKNYHMYVYPVHWQFSELDQHPMDRILTHSELAPLRASLVPMEHCITRFFEECDPNKDKHITLKEWGHCFGIKEEDIDENLLF